One part of the Bdellovibrio bacteriovorus genome encodes these proteins:
- a CDS encoding 50S ribosomal protein L11 methyltransferase, giving the protein MSDTNSYFRIRLSQVPAELEDIITTHCFECGASGVTEALPFSQPDLTYDPKILHVRAHEMDVFFTEKPDNTFFDGLTDLNDGIRWNIHEEETKDWLEEWKKGFKPFKLVGDFWVVPSWLTPPEECKHPIYIDPGMAFGTGTHATTQMMAFFIHKLSEKYKNDLANWAMLDVGTGTAILAMLAQMSGMGLVAGIEIDPEARRVARENVKLNKLPQIEIPETQIEDIRDQYDVVVANIIDGVLINIKKDLLRVLKPGGHMLLTGILEERDNHFFEKFMENSGLTVVRRIEKDEWVGYWVQS; this is encoded by the coding sequence ATGAGTGACACAAATTCCTACTTCCGTATCCGCCTAAGCCAGGTTCCTGCTGAACTTGAAGATATCATCACAACCCACTGCTTTGAATGTGGCGCCTCCGGCGTCACCGAGGCTTTGCCGTTTTCACAGCCTGATCTGACTTACGATCCCAAAATTCTTCATGTGCGCGCCCACGAAATGGACGTGTTCTTCACTGAAAAACCAGACAACACCTTCTTTGACGGCCTGACCGATCTCAACGACGGCATCCGCTGGAATATCCATGAAGAAGAAACCAAAGACTGGCTGGAAGAATGGAAAAAAGGTTTCAAGCCGTTCAAACTGGTGGGTGACTTCTGGGTTGTTCCATCCTGGCTGACTCCCCCTGAAGAATGCAAGCACCCGATTTACATTGATCCGGGCATGGCTTTCGGAACCGGTACTCACGCCACCACTCAGATGATGGCGTTCTTCATCCACAAGCTTTCTGAAAAATACAAAAATGATCTGGCTAACTGGGCGATGCTGGACGTGGGCACGGGCACCGCGATTCTTGCAATGCTGGCGCAGATGTCCGGTATGGGACTGGTGGCCGGTATCGAGATCGATCCGGAAGCGCGCCGTGTGGCGCGTGAAAATGTGAAGCTGAACAAGCTGCCACAAATTGAAATTCCAGAAACACAAATCGAAGACATCCGCGATCAGTATGACGTGGTTGTTGCCAACATCATTGATGGCGTTCTGATCAACATCAAAAAAGATCTGCTGCGTGTCCTGAAACCAGGCGGCCACATGTTGCTGACCGGGATTCTGGAAGAGCGTGACAATCACTTCTTTGAAAAGTTCATGGAAAACTCCGGCCTGACCGTGGTTCGTCGAATTGAAAAAGACGAATGGGTCGGATACTGGGTTCAGTCATGA